A segment of the Haemorhous mexicanus isolate bHaeMex1 chromosome 3, bHaeMex1.pri, whole genome shotgun sequence genome:
TACAGATCGCTTAAAGGGTTGCCTGAATTTGTAGCATTAATTAATCCAGCCTAGGAAGATATGAGGTCATGTATTATTTGGTTCTACATTTTGGAGGCAGGACTGTCTCACTGGTCTGCTTCATATGAAAAATCTACAATACAGAAAAAACTTGTGTTGGAAATCTGTACTAGTAGACAATAGATGAGTTGGCATGTTTCTTCAATATAGTGGTGGTACCCATAGCACACAGAAGAGGTATGGACATGGTTTTGTAAAGGTGACAGTGCCCAACATTTTGGGTCATTCAAACATTTGAAAGGCCTCCTCAGCTTGTAGCTATCATTTGAGTCCTGTATTTCCTGCGCTCAGCAGGTTTGTGTTTGAAACTGATGGCTGGAGTAGTACATGGAACCAGCAATTTGGAGAGCATTACACATCAGAAGAAATTTGCCTTGCTGCTTACACACAGGCCGATATCTAAATTTTTACTTTCCATTGCTTGCTGTTCAGCATCTTGAAGTTCATAAGGACTGGGCATCCTCGGGTCACTAGCAACTGTCCCCACTTCAGACTTTGCCCTCTTATATACACTGATACTTGTTTAGACAGAGATTTATGTACTTTTGAGAGGGAAGTGtgcttttgattttatttgtttatttaaccTTAAATAGAAACAACTTCCCTCCCTTGAGCTTTTTGCCCTATTGGCACATGACAACGTTCACAACTACTGAAAGCAAAGTTAATGTGCAGCTGGTGGCATTCCCTTGTCTTCACTGCTTTTACGGTCTCTCAGTTTTATTCAGACAGTActtgttcttcttttttcaaGACAAGAGTGGATTCAGGAAACAAAGTAGTGTAGAATGTAGAAAAAAGTTGAAATAAAATGGattgtaaaattaaaatgtgcCAATATTTTTACATGGAAGTATCATAAATCAGCTTTCTGAATCAACAAATGTTTAAACTAGCCGAAGAGAGATTATACAGAGTTCCTTGATGATGTGTATTGTGTAATTCACACGTAGTTGGTTTGCCTGACTATTGCAAGTGAAGATCAACAACAGCAGTTATGGGTGTGGTATGGAAGTCTTCAAGGAGTACCCAGACCTGAGCTTGCAGCTGAGTAACAAATAACATATTTTTGCATACTCCCTCAGTGTAATAAGAAGTTTTCTATTTCGAGGACATTTGAATTTTACCGTTGTCTATATAGTCTCAAACAATTATGTTGTGGTAAGTGGTATTGCTGGTGCAAACAGATGTTGCTGTGGGCTGATGTAATCAGCTTAATCTTGCTTGTTAGAAAGTAAATCTCACTGGAAGTGTATGTAGAATCAATCTAAATTGTCTTAACTAGTTGTAAGTTAACCAATGCAAGTGGAAGAAATAGTCTGTTATGatgaaaacctgaaaattaatttgctttcatGTCAGGATAGAAGAATGACTGCAGTGTTCTGTGTTCCCATGATTAGGCTGCCTCCAGTATATTGGCCAGTGTTGCTGGTTCTGTGCTGTAGTGGCTACACAGGCACACAGCTTCTAATTTAAGTAACAGAGACAGCCAGTGGAAACCTGGGAGTTTGTTCCCATTTGTGTTGTGATCTATGATTGATTTAGtatgctgtatttttttcttaaattttattttctatttctatcaCTTTTTGTTTAGTTTCTTTTGAGATTCTTTGGGATTGTGTTTCCACAGTATCTTGATTTTGGATAAAGCATTTCTATGTGTTCAAGTGCAAATAATAATTAACCCCAAGTGCatctgtttggggtttttttttacatattttctcataatattttttatacTAGGATCTAAAATTATATTTGTGTCATGAATATTTGACTCAAAAGATTCATGTGTTAGGTGTGTGTAAGGTACGGCCTCATCATTTTCTTGGTTCGTGTGGTACACCACCTTTCTTCAGCACTGGATATCTGCCCATTTTGTAAAGTGTCTAGTAACTGGAGCAGGGAAGATACCTCTGAAGAAGGTCATTATCTGAAACAACCAAcctctttttaaagaaaagtaaaCCACAGTGTCAGAGTAGAAGTCGATATAAGATCTAAATCCACTTTTGAGTGCCCTTGCCATTGAGACTACAGAAAGTCTCTGTtgccaaaataaaccaaacccataaaaagctaaaacctgTTGTGAATAAAGAAGCAACAAAAGAATTCTATAGGAGATATGATTAATGCATTTATCTGTATTACACATTTGTGGGCAATCTCCTAATTTTATgactgatatatatatatatatatatatatatatatatatatatatatatatacacacacgtGTGGGGGGGGAAACAAGAAGTCATCAAGAAAACTGAGTgtaaagaataagaaaattgAATTGTACATTGTAAAGCTTTTCTCTCTGACAGACTTTGTTATTTATTGAAAGTTTTCttgattgtttatttttttcccaattctgAAAAGCTGAATAGAAACCTGCAAAAACAGTTTTTGCTTTTCACTGGTTCTAGTACAGACAGGAAAGTTAAGACTAAGCTTAATTGGTTACCTTGCTTATTTCTATTCTGTGTCTGTGCATTTTAAGTCAGATAAAAATTGCTTTCTAATGGTAACATGATGtaaaatagtttaatttttaatttcctttgttggaaactttttcttttaagtaaaTGGGTTGACTGAATAACAAGCTGTTAATTCTCTGAAGTACTTAGCTAGAATTGTTGGTGCTGGCTGTGTTGAGTCTGGTTGAAAATGAACTTTCATAGAAAACctcagtttaatttttcttgtaatATATAATTACTTACATTagttacttttttgttttgtttttgcagttattttgttttggttttgcttgctATTCTTAATATTTTTGCCCTGTATAATACTGCTTGCTTTCATTGTCCTTTAGGCTACCAGTATCACCATCCCTCCAAGATGAGTAACAGCCACCCGCTTCGTCCGTACACGGCTGTGGGGGAGATCGACCACGTCCACATTCTGTCAGAGCACATTGGTGCTCTAATGAATGGGGAGGAATACAGTGATGTTACCTTTATTGTGGAAAAGAAGCGTTTTCCAGCACACAGAGTGATCCTGGCTGCTAGATGCCATTATTTCAGGTGAAGTAAGGCTTTTTGTCAGGCTCACAGGAAGTTTTTGTGCAGATGGGATAAACATTATTTCCCTGTGAACTTTTCAGGGTGTAATCATCTGTCCATTGAGTGTGACCTTTTCTGTGTGAATGTTTCTTGGCACATCAAATCATTGTGTTCAAATAGAAAAAGATAAATACCATGTCACAGTGTTATTCTTTTGACCTTCATTAAATTGGATTTTGAAGGTAGTTTCACAGATTCAAGAGTAAGAGAATTTGAGAGCAGGAAAGTACTACTGCAAAGCTGTTTTGATTTCTCAGAGTATAAATGGTGTGTTTCTGTGGAATATAGTCAGATAGCAAGTTTGATTTTGATGAACTGGAATTGAGAAGAGGTTTGGCTGACACAGActagaatatatattttaaaactagGAATAATACTAAtccaagtttttttttaagagctagAAATTTTTTGATAGAAATGCATTTAATATCCCAGTGAATTTTGCAAGAGGGATAAGCTACTAACTAAACTAAACTCTCTTCCTTATAGAGCATTATTGTATGGAGGAATGAGAGAATCTCAGCCTGAAGCAGAAATTCCTCTTCAGGACACCACTGCAGAAGCATTTACCATGCTGTTGAAATACATTTACACTGGTCGTGCTACGCTACGAGATGAGAAAGAAGAGGTTCTTCTTGACTTCTTAAGCCTAGCACATAAATATGGATTCCCAGAACTGGAGGATTCCACATCTGAGTATCTTTGCACAATACTTAATATTCAGAATGTCTGTATGACTTTTGATGTTGCCAGTCTTTATTCTCTTCCCAAACTAACTTTTATGTGCTGTATGTTCATGGATAGAAATGCCCAAGAGGTGCTCTCCAGTGAAGGCTTTCTGTCACTTTCTAAGGTATATCTTTAGtttgttcttcttttccctAAGACTGCTAATTTTAATGATAATACAGATTTGTGATGAAATAATAGTGGGGGCACCAATTAAAAACTTGTGTTAGCTCATAGTTATGTTATGCTTGTGAACGTGTGCCAGTCAGAAATGCTCAAGATAAGCTGAACTGGAAATTTTGCCAATTTGTTCTGAATTTTTTAGGTATTGACCAGTCAATATAGTTTAATTTAGTATATGTAATGGAGTGTTCTAAAATATGGCAGCAGGCAATCTAATTTTAATTTGTCTTATTTCATCTGTTCCTGGTATAATATGATTTGGCTTCTGAATGCTGCTGAGGGGAAGTCAAATATAGACTTGAATATGACAGGGCATGCTTTGTTCTATTAATTCCTTGATACAGGCTTCATCAGTGATGGGTGATTTTCTCCTGGGTGAACTGAAGCATTCTGGAGATTACTGTGATTTATATTGCTGATTGTCATCATTTTCTGAACTTGCAGAATATGGTAGTGTGGTatggtggtttgggtttttgtgtgtttttttgttaGATGCATAAATATTTGTGACTGAATCAGGCTGTTCTACGAAGTTGAAATTTTGCATTTACTCAATAGTGAGAGTGTTTTCAAGTAGTGTtcaaatgaagcagcagagcGCCTTGAATGAATGATGCTTtaattggggcttttttttttcttaggggAAGAGCTGTGAAGGGTCTATTGCTTGAATGAGTATATGACACTGCTTTAAATTACTCATTGTataaggaaaaaagatttttttctctctctctgtactTTGTCATATGCAGTTTGTTAAAGCTGAGTTCTGAGAGTGTATTATCAATAAAGAAAAGAGCAAACATCATTCATCAGGAAGTGTACACTTGAGGTCTTTGACATAGCCAGTCCTGGTATATAGAAGATATCTTTCCATTTTCTAGGCAAGCTCCTGATTATTCTGCTAGCTAAGTGAAAATCAAAAAGCTATTCGATTATTTGTGTTCTCATTTTGCAGTCAGTGGGTTTTCTACATGAATAAGAGACAGTGGAGTTTTTACCTGATGATTCTTAGTTGGTaccaaaagagagagagagattgtGTCAGGACAGAAATCCCAAGTAGTtagaaatggttaaaaaaagTGGTTTCAagcaacacttttttttctcctcggTGGTTTTATAGCAACTTAAGTTTAAAGGAATATTTTGAACTATACTGTTAAGTCCCCAAATATCTTATTATATTCCAAAGTAAATTTGAACTACTGAACAGTATTATATTGATTTGATTCATTCTCtacatttcaattttttctaGTGATTTTGTTATATTGCCTATTATTTTGGTCATGGATTCTGTAATTCTTGCATAACTAAATCAATCTACAATTTCAGGGAGTCACCTCTTTGGAGATTATTTTAAATAGCTAAATTTTATAATAGTTATTAATTTTTGCCTTATGTGAATTTcccttgatttaaaaaaaaaaattcaacttaatttctgtttatttagggggtatattttttgttcttatttctcttttccaggctgcccTTCTAAGTATTGTACTGAGAGACTCATTTGCAGCTCCTGAAAAGGATATTTTCCAAGCTTTGATGAACTGGTGTAAACATAACCCCAAGGAAAACCATGCTGAAATCATGCAAGCAGTACGTTTGCCACTAATGAGTCTGACAGAACTACTGAATGTTGTAAGACCTTCTGGATTGTTGTCACCTGATGCCATCCTAGATGCCATTAAGATTCGTTCTGAGAGTCGGGACATGGACCTCAACTACAGGGGCATGTTAAGTAAGCATcaggtttttgtttatttccttctcatttAGTAGCTGTGGTTGTCTGGAGGATATGGTTAATTTGTGCTTTGAGTTTTCATCTATTACTGTGTGTTAGAAATGGTTTGCAGTATGAAACATCTTGTTATGTAACTTCTCatgccatttttatttctcGATATTAGTCAATGATTTTCTTGCTTTGTATCTCAGATATTGCTCAAATATCAATGTAAGACCATTTTTCTAGAGGAAATGGTAATTTAATAGTAAAAGTTTTACAAAAtgattgaaaataaaaattaatttgctatGAGAGATATGAGATTTATGTGGTTTTTATGTGACTTGTTTTCTACTTCATAAACATTTTCATAATTTCTCCGCTACTTACGACTTACTCTTGACATGCTTGTCTAAATAGTTTAAACAAGTCTCTGAAGTTGTTTTAATGGAAGCCTAAAAAGTGTAAGAAGCTTtgtgtttgactttttttctgtgctctctgtTAATTCAACAAGAGTATCTAACACTCAAGCTTTAAAACGATATTGTTAGTCATCTAATGTGTGAATTTAACCaagagcaaaggaaagaagTTCAGTCTTCTTTAAGAGTCTGCGCTGTATTCTCAGTCATGCATGATGAGCCTTGAAAATTACTGCTATCTTAGAATTGCATATTCTTTGTTCTCCTTTAGAAGTTATAGTTGTTAATATTTAAACATATGAGTTTAATATTAGGGTATGTAAAAGTCTTGTTATGCGAGACATTCTGTTGACAATGCAGTAGATACATTTGAATAAGTTAAATGGTCTTCTCTGTCTTCTTTTCCTGGATACTTAGCTCCACAATAAAATTCTCCTAATCACAGCTTTTTGGAGAATGgaatttctttgttgttttagTACTCATTCAGGATCTTGAAGCTTTTTCTATTTGTGGAAATGTTGACTAGCACTTCAAATTCTGTTCTTTAGATATAAAATTTTTATCAGCCTGTTAAAATTCATACTTCTATTGTCAAACTGCCTGAAAAGTTTGGGGTAGCTTTTCATCATTTAGTTTTCAGATCATGTTTTCTAGGATCTCTCCTCAAACAAGGCTGTTAAAAATGTCTGTTGAAGAGGCTAGTTTACAGAGTATTGTTCTATAGTTGAAGTTAGGGATCATTATTCCCAGCTTGAAGGAAGTTGGGAATAATGATTCCCTTAGCTTGAAGGAAGTTGCTCCTAGGACACAGCCTTATTACTGTGAAATGGTGGCATAAAAAAACTTGCTTTTCCATGTGAGTTCAAAGCCCAAGTAGCCAAAAGTTTCCCATTTCACTTGAGTTCATTTAGCATTGCAGGGTACTGGAAGCTTGTGTAGCTGTTAGAGGAGCATATATGGCTTTACTGCTGTATGTACCAATCTGCAAATTCAGGATGGATCTTGAACATTTGATACACATCTTGTGCATTTACATTTCTTCcatttatggaaaaaaaccccaccaataaaacccaaactaaaaGTCAACGACAGTTGACAGGTGCAAGAGAATTCTGTAAAATCACGAAGGGGACTGAGAGTAGAGCTGCTGCATAATAGTAAATTATCACAGCTTTATTACCACAGAGCATGTAGGAGATAccaaataaaattgaagaagcaaaatatttttaatgcctCTTTTtatatcttattttcttttcctttttttttcctagagcaTGTGTTTGTGGCCAGTAAAGGATACTAGCAATAAATCTTTGGTCTGACCTAATAGAGTTGATATTCAGAACATTTAATTTGCAGTATGGGAGTgtaaaatttaagaaattatcCCCTTTTCCTCTTAGTACCAGGGGAGAATATTGCAACAATGAAGTATGGAGCACAGGTTGTAAAAGGGGAGCTGAAGTCTGCTCTTTTGGATGGAGACACTCAGAACTATGACCTGGATCATGGATTCTCTCGCCACCCGATCAACGACGACTGCCGCTCCGGCATTGAGATTAAACTAGGCCAGCCCTCAATAATCAACCACATACGAATTCTCCTGTGGGACAGAGACAGTCGGTAGGTGCCAAGGTGACATAAAAAGGGAAAGTAATGCATTTTGTACTGGAGATAATGTAGCAGTGCAAactataatttaaatattttatgggaATAGCATGGTGATGTTGGAGCTGACAATTGCAAGGTTTATTTGGAAACAAcctgatttttaaatgcaattttggTTACTTACACGCCAGATCATGTTTAGAGATGTTAAACTACCTTAaagtatttcaatttttttacatattttcatttcaaatattaaaggattttttttgtttcaattttttcaATATATCAACACTGTTAAGAAATGGCATATTTTGACAAGAAGATTGGacttgatcttggaggtcttttccagcctaaatgattctgtgattctgtaattcagAGGTAGTAAAATTTATTTAGAATGTGAATTACCAACTGACTACAGTAGTTATTAGAAGCCACTTCATGGTTAGACTGCTGAAATATGAATTGTCATAGATGCCGTAGCCAGTTGTTACTGACCTACTTCAGGTTATTATGGAATGTATGAAAACTCAAATTAAGCTCATTTGAACAATTGAGAGGCTGCTGAAGTAGAAAAATTGCAGGGgtctttttctctgagaaatttaatatattaattttgtaACTTGCCATGACAAAGATCTTACAGTTTAGTAGACAGCTCAGCAGATATTCATATGctattaaaaacaataaaacaagcTTACTTATACATTTATTATATACCTTATTACCTTTCTAATaagggatttattttattttatttcaaaaaaaacccagtttggCATTGCAGAAcgttttcattttgcttttataCACCCTGTTCTAGAATAACATGGCTTGGCTAAAAAAGTTTTAGTTAGGGTAAGGTGTTttgtaaatttaaataaatttttaaatatgagTTAGCTACTAATAATTGAAGAccaatttaataattttagcTATGTAACTGTTTCAAGGAAGTTCTCCTACTTCAGTTCAACTGAAATTTGTTTCACTTCTATTTCTTTTGTAAAGATCAAAAAGTGGGTCTTAGAAGGTATAAGGAGCTGCTTCATATAATATTATACTAGTTGTGCCAGAAGATCAACCAAATTTAGGAACCGATTTTCAACCAACTTTATAAAATCTGAAACAGTATTAGAGATATATTAGTAATGAGTTCTTTAGCAATTTTTAGAGAACTCATGTAATTAATAAAATGCCCCTCATCTGCAGGGCATAAATTTGCAGCTGgtgaaaatcaaggaaaaaatgttctCCTTGGGACAACTTCTTACAAAGTTATCTGTTGCTTGGTGTCCTGTGTGCTTCATCTGAAATTTGTAGAACAAACTATTATTGCTGGCAGAATATCTGACAAGGTGGATCTCTAGAGGTTTTGTCTTCATGAAATACTGAGGGCTCAGTGGTTTAATATCTAGTTTCTGTGTCTTGCTGatttttagttggtttttttttttatcatccTGATTTCTGTGGAAAGTTTGCTGTTGggctttcttttgcttctcaaCAGGTATAGAACTGGAATTAGTACTGTCTGccctgtgcaaggccaggagttggacttttATCATCCTAGGGGTTCCCTTCtaattcagaatattctgtggttctctACTCTATGAATTGTCaagcttttttccctccagtaACTCAACTGCCTAAGataaatggaaatggaagcatttGGAGTACTTTGTCTATTTGTGGGCTCCTCAGTATAAGATCCTGACTTCCTGGAGTGAGTTCAGGAGGACCCCAAGATGAAGGCTTGAGCATGTGAGACCCTTAAGATGAGCAGGCTTAGAAGGGAGAATTTGTTGCTCTCCTCACCTATTCAGTGGAAGAATATAGAGAATACAGTGCCAGAGTTCTCTTGCAGCTGTGTGCTGAGAGTGCAAGAAACAATGGACATAAGCAAGAGGATAAATTTATATTCAATATTAGGAAAACAGTTTACACTGGAGTAGTTGAACTTGGGAAGAGTTTGGCCAGGGAAGTGTGCAGAAATTTGCCAGCCAAGATCTTAAGGATCTGGGATTGCCCAGACATGTCCATGTCTCTCTGAGATCATCCTTGCTTTTTGTAgagatctttttctttctactgtCTTTGTCTAACAATTGCTGGCCACTAAACTGCATCTTTCTCCTGGGATACATAAATAGTGAGATACATGAGAAAGAAGGGTTTTAACACCTGTACAGCATGATTGCTTATTGTTGAACAATTTTTAAGCTACTctgttaattttaaatgtctgtGTGAAGCTCTGATCTATTGGCTGTTCTTAACAGAACCAAATGGAAGCTAACAGGTGTTTTATACCTCTAGTTCAGAGGTGTTAACAGCTGAATCTTAGCTGTAAAACTGCTAGGTGGAGGCTATCCAAACTGCCTCTGCAAATAGGATGCTATccaaccttaaaaaaaataaaggcatacCATTGTGTATGATAGTGGAACTGTATTTTTGAGGTAACATTTCTTTGTTTGGTATCTTCAGAAACCAAAAAGTAGCATATTGGTTACAAATATGTGTTAGCAATGATGCGAATCTCTAAATTCTTAAGGCAGAGAGGACTGACAGAGGTCAGTGACTTTTGTATACAAACTGCTCAAACTCTAAAACTTTGGGGCCTAGTTTGGTCAAGTGCACATATGTTAGTAATAGTAATGTTGCTAAAACACATTGTATTTATGTGGGTTTTGAGTATTTCATATCTGATTGGTGTGAATGTGAAAGCTGGTTGTGCAATTGACATTTAAAGACTCAGCCTTACCTTTCCAAGGTATTAACAACTATCTAAcattttaaggatttttaaGCAATATTGTCATCTTTTAAGTCATCAAGAAAATTAGAAATACTAACAAAGGCATTATTGTTCAATAGGAAATGCTTGTTTAGAACTCTTTAGGAGCAACTCCTCTGTAGAAATCAGTGTGAAAGGATGTTAAGTGCTGACATGGTGCTGTTGAAATGCCTGTGAATGTTGCAGACTGGTTCCTTGGGAGAAGGAGAATAGTCTGAAACATGTATTCGGTAACTGGCAGTTCCACAAGTGAAATTTCTACTTTATTCTAAGCATTAAACTCGTGGATATAATAGGGAATTAGCTGTAACTTCTATGTTCTAATTTGGGTTGGCTTTCTTTTAACAGCAAACTGTAAGGTAAACATAACTCATAAGCAAGAGGAAGACACAGATTCTGTCagtgttttttttatttttcatgaggTAGTTTTGGAGTGTGTAAGGAAGTAATGACATGCTCAGTGATGGATCATAAAGAACTGAAAGGGTCAGAAGTGAAGAGCAACTTCAGTTGTGAAATGGTCATAAAGTGAAAATAGTCATAAagtaaatttgtttttttcaagtgaggagtttaaatttgcttttttttttgatctagtaattgtttttcatttgttctttaTTGATTTGGCCGTAGAAGTAGTACCATATCACTGTTGGTGATTTACTTTTATTCTATGGGGAAGGAATACAAATGATAATTTTTATGACAGAGTCAAAAATCTCCATTTCATTTTTTGAGGTGTAGTAGTCTCATCTAATGACTGTAGATTGTGAGTGTATGGATGTTTTAAATCATTCTGAGAATACATCTTAACTGTGAGAGTTCCTTTTCAAAGCTAATTTGTAAGTAGGGATCTGGataagaacatttttcttttcaacacaACTGAAAATCCAGAAGTCAGTATGAAATTTAATACCTAAAATTTCTTGACTTGTATTCTAACCAGTGTTTTTTGACAATCCATAGGTCTTATTCCTACTACATTGAGGTGTCCATGGATGAGTTGGACTGGATTCGGGTTATTGATCACTCTAAATACCTCTGTCGGTCCTGGCAGAACCTGTATTTTCCTGCCCGTGTCTGCAGGTTAGTTCATCAGTGTAATATACTGTGGCTGACATTAAAGAATGTAGGCACCAGAGTAAGTTGCTGGATTTTGCTACTTTATtatgtatttctgaaaatgtgTTATATCTCAACTTTAATCAGCTATGCTAAAAAAATAGTTTATCATAGTTTATATagttttataataatttatctTATTCTTTTCTAATATTAATGTAGTTGATACAGTGCAGGCATCCAGTTTGAAAACTATGTTTTTTCCATATCTATCtcactctccttttttttttttttttgagtcatACCTACCTTTTTTGCAGTtgatgctgggtttttttcactcagTAGTAAACATAATTCCTTGACTGCCTAAATGTTTATAATGCACTTTCTATACTTAC
Coding sequences within it:
- the BTBD9 gene encoding BTB/POZ domain-containing protein 9; translated protein: MAKNPNFPEAGNLPTGYAHCRSSDSFTGYQYHHPSKMSNSHPLRPYTAVGEIDHVHILSEHIGALMNGEEYSDVTFIVEKKRFPAHRVILAARCHYFRALLYGGMRESQPEAEIPLQDTTAEAFTMLLKYIYTGRATLRDEKEEVLLDFLSLAHKYGFPELEDSTSEYLCTILNIQNVCMTFDVASLYSLPKLTFMCCMFMDRNAQEVLSSEGFLSLSKAALLSIVLRDSFAAPEKDIFQALMNWCKHNPKENHAEIMQAVRLPLMSLTELLNVVRPSGLLSPDAILDAIKIRSESRDMDLNYRGMLIPGENIATMKYGAQVVKGELKSALLDGDTQNYDLDHGFSRHPINDDCRSGIEIKLGQPSIINHIRILLWDRDSRSYSYYIEVSMDELDWIRVIDHSKYLCRSWQNLYFPARVCRYIRIVGTHNTVNKVFHIVAFECMFTNKSFTLEKGLIVPTENVATIADCASVIEGVSRSRNALLNGDTKNYDWDSGYTCHQLGSGAIVVQLAQPYMIGSIRLLLWDCDDRSYSYYIEVSTNQQQWTMVVDRTKISCKSWQTITFDKQPASFIRIVGTRNTANEVFHCVHFECPAQNSNHKDESSKEAATTEVGTGGQ